The proteins below are encoded in one region of Ricinus communis isolate WT05 ecotype wild-type chromosome 6, ASM1957865v1, whole genome shotgun sequence:
- the LOC125370302 gene encoding uncharacterized protein LOC125370302 translates to MTETKFHPALAVNNVKNFISITLEMEKGHSSSWAELFKIHCRAYQVIDHIIPPTQRTSEPAKEKAVARDDELWSHLDAINRILLLNKHGSDCIIFYKTIRILELSTWKINSLMFIWMIFKLFLPIVKNSKCLPINYQMLVHQYRINGLILEETRKAKQTAASASAAGIALFTANNSTNESKGSYSGSVNALNRHNTTSKRGQNRNNNRGKDNGNRGRGRSGNNHANGGSNHTQQSQQRTWQQQPQQWGQYPLWGWAPQPWADPPCPYPTSSWTRPPPARQPSILGNRPQQAYAASVPTSSSYDPTEIEQAMHTMTLNTPDTNWYMDTGATSHMTASPSNLSSYFNMSNSKTNLPPPHPPLHLNNVLHAPKLIKNLIYMCRFTIDNNISIAFDPFGFSVKDF, encoded by the exons ATGACAGAAACTAAATTTCATCCTGCTCTTGCCGTTAACAACGTCAAGAACTTCATTTCTATCACTCTTGAGATGGAAAAAGGCCACTCCTCTTCCTGGGCAgagttatttaaaattcattgcCGAGCATACCAAGTCATCGACCACATCATCCCTCCTACTCAACGGACTTCTGAGCCAGCCAAGGAAAAGGCAGTCGCACGTGATGACGAACTTTGGTCACACCTGGATGCTATA AACCGGATTCTACTGCTCAACAAGCATGGGAGCGATTGCATAATATTTTACAAGACAATAAGAATTCTCGAGCTGTCTACCTGGAAAATCAATTCACTCATGTTCATCTGGATGATTTTCAAACTGTTTCTGCCTATTGTCAAGAACTCAAAATGCTTGCCGATCAACTATCAAATGTTGGTGCACCAGTATCGAATAAACG GATTGATTCTCGAAGAAACCCGTAAGGCCAAGCAAACTGCAGCCTCTGCTAGTGCTGCAGGTATAGCCCTTTTCACTGCCAATAATTCTACTAATGAATCCAAGGGTTCATATTCTGGCTCAGTCAATGCACTAAACCGTCATAACACTACTTCGAAACGTGGACAGAATCGCAATAACAATCGGGGCAAAGACAATGGCAATAGAGGGCGTGGTCGTAGTGGCAATAACCATGCTAATGGTGGCAGCAACCACACACAGCAGTCGCAACAGCGAACATGGCAACAACAGCCACAACAATGGGGACAGTATCCACTATGGGGTTGGGCACCGCAGCCTTGGGCAGACCCTCCATGTCCGTACCCTACCTCTTCTTGGACTCGGCCACCACCAGCTCGTCAGCCTAGTATCCTTGGCAATCGTCCACAGCAAGCTTATGCAGCCTCTGTACCAACTTCTTCAAGTTATGATCCAACTGAAATTGAACAAGCAATGCATACTATGACTCTTAATACTCCTGATACGAATTGGTACATGGACACCGGTGCAACCTCACACATGACGGCCTCTCCAAGTAATCTTTCgtcttattttaatatgagcaaTTCCAAAACTAACCTACCTCCTCCTCACCCCCCTTTACATTTAAACAATGTCCTTCATGCACCTAAACTCattaaaaacttaatatatatgtgtCGTTTCACAATCGACAATAATATATCTATTGCTTTTGATCCTTTTGGATTTTCTGTGAAGGATTTTTAG